One genomic region from Pseudobacteriovorax antillogorgiicola encodes:
- a CDS encoding sigma-54 dependent transcriptional regulator, which yields MTNIMVLDFEGSFEEHLDIVRGSKVSYVKSTLEMYELCQEDCYEAAIIDFDHPLAHVDSVEKIKSVAPGIHILGLSTIPDVQLIVKAVQSGAGDFIAKPASNEEIKSFLDIVRRTKVLGTSPHATITLRDGRPIIGNSNPIRQVFTLIERLSKVDTTVLIRGESGTGKELVAQALHNNSSRKDQPFVAVNCGAIPENLIESELFGFERGTFTGADRRKVGKFQFANRGTIFLDEIGDVSPQMQVKLLRALQEKKVTPVGSHEEIPIDVRVISATNKPLETMVKEETFRSDLYYRLNVMPIHLPPLRDRTDDIEALCQFMIEKFNHLHSRSIQGLSIESLDLLRSYSWPGNVRELENVIEHAFIIESTQTIHREALPHYIVDQTGPDMGSQSNGEGEGFPLFSGKQDDLKYPMLKEQFEKEFIKTALKTYRGRINLTAEQTQMTKVTLLRKLEKYDINPKDFQH from the coding sequence ATGACCAATATTATGGTCTTAGACTTTGAGGGAAGCTTTGAGGAGCACCTTGATATTGTCCGCGGGTCAAAAGTATCTTATGTCAAAAGTACTCTTGAAATGTATGAGCTGTGCCAAGAAGATTGCTATGAAGCAGCCATCATCGACTTCGATCACCCCTTGGCTCACGTGGATTCTGTCGAAAAAATTAAATCCGTAGCGCCAGGTATCCATATTCTTGGCTTAAGCACTATCCCGGACGTGCAGCTGATTGTAAAAGCTGTTCAATCAGGCGCCGGAGACTTCATCGCCAAACCGGCATCGAACGAAGAGATCAAATCATTTCTAGATATAGTTAGAAGGACGAAGGTCCTAGGAACGTCACCTCATGCCACGATCACTCTGCGTGATGGGCGGCCTATCATCGGCAATTCCAACCCCATTCGGCAAGTTTTCACCCTGATTGAACGCCTATCAAAAGTTGACACAACGGTTTTAATACGCGGCGAAAGTGGCACTGGTAAAGAGCTTGTCGCCCAGGCTCTACATAATAACTCTAGCCGAAAGGACCAGCCTTTCGTTGCCGTCAACTGTGGTGCGATACCCGAAAATCTTATCGAGAGTGAGCTTTTCGGCTTCGAACGGGGCACATTTACGGGAGCTGATCGCCGCAAAGTCGGTAAGTTCCAATTTGCCAACCGGGGCACAATCTTCCTCGATGAGATAGGAGACGTTTCCCCCCAGATGCAGGTTAAATTACTGCGGGCTCTCCAGGAAAAGAAGGTGACTCCGGTGGGTAGCCACGAAGAGATACCGATTGATGTCCGAGTCATTTCAGCAACCAATAAGCCTCTAGAAACCATGGTAAAAGAGGAAACTTTCCGATCCGATCTTTACTACAGGCTGAATGTGATGCCGATCCATCTGCCTCCTCTTAGAGACCGCACTGATGATATCGAAGCTCTTTGCCAGTTCATGATCGAAAAGTTCAACCACCTCCATAGCCGCTCAATCCAAGGGCTTAGCATCGAGTCACTGGATCTTCTGCGAAGCTATTCGTGGCCTGGTAATGTGCGTGAGTTGGAAAACGTCATCGAACATGCGTTTATCATTGAGAGCACTCAGACCATTCATCGCGAGGCTTTGCCTCATTACATCGTCGACCAAACGGGTCCTGATATGGGCTCCCAAAGCAACGGCGAAGGGGAAGGTTTTCCTCTGTTTTCCGGTAAGCAAGATGATCTTAAGTATCCAATGCTCAAGGAGCAGTTTGAGAAAGAGTTCATCAAAACTGCACTAAAAACGTACCGCGGACGAATCAATCTCACTGCTGAACAAACCCAGATGACCAAAGTGACTTTGCTGAGAAAGCTGGAGAAGTACGACATAAACCCCAAGGACTTTCAACACTGA
- the ruvC gene encoding crossover junction endodeoxyribonuclease RuvC: MSGIILGIDPGSQITGFCVLRPGKHQNLRDFRVLDAGIIRPRRTLSHSERLGQIHEAIHQLTCQFQPSVCVIEKGYTGINHNSALRLGETRGAIIAAVQRERTPVVESTPTEVKKTVTGNGHASKEDISLSLKCLIGFDRGGLPFDVTDAVAIALSYGMKVGITERIERLNLNPRAEASPKIY; the protein is encoded by the coding sequence TTGTCTGGCATCATTTTGGGAATTGATCCCGGCTCTCAAATAACCGGCTTTTGTGTTCTCAGGCCAGGAAAGCACCAAAACTTACGAGACTTTCGAGTTCTCGATGCAGGCATCATCAGGCCTCGGCGGACGCTCAGTCATAGTGAAAGGTTAGGTCAGATTCACGAAGCCATTCATCAACTCACATGCCAGTTCCAACCCTCTGTCTGTGTGATCGAAAAAGGTTATACTGGGATCAACCACAACTCGGCACTGCGATTGGGAGAGACACGTGGCGCCATTATAGCTGCTGTACAGCGTGAGCGAACTCCTGTGGTTGAATCGACTCCAACTGAGGTTAAGAAAACTGTCACAGGTAATGGCCACGCGAGCAAAGAAGATATTTCTCTATCTTTAAAGTGCCTGATTGGTTTTGATCGTGGTGGTTTGCCTTTCGATGTCACCGATGCGGTCGCCATAGCCTTGAGCTATGGCATGAAAGTGGGTATTACTGAAAGAATCGAACGATTAAACCTTAACCCGAGAGCTGAAGCGTCACCGAAAATTTATTAG
- the hemB gene encoding porphobilinogen synthase, translating into MSIHGYSQFPQKRMRRQRFSKFSRDLVREHSLSAKDFIYPVFVLPGETQKQEVPSMPGVVRQSLDILLKTAEKCVQLGIPALALFPVIESEKKSEGAEEAFNQEGLVPTVVRRLKKEFPDLGIITDVALDPYTIHGQDGLINDQGYVLNDETTAVLCKQAVCHANAGADIVAPSDMMDGRIGEVRKSLDQSGSSLTQILSYAAKYASSFYGPFRDAVGSAANLGSGDKYTYQMDPANSNEALQEVALDLKEGADMVMVKPGLIYLDIIRRVKDNFAVPTFAYQVSGEYAMLKAAAEKGWIQYEACVLESLLSFKRAGADGILSYFAIEAAQWLNERG; encoded by the coding sequence ATGTCAATTCACGGTTATAGTCAATTCCCCCAGAAACGGATGCGTCGCCAAAGGTTCAGCAAGTTCTCTCGTGATCTCGTTCGCGAGCACAGTTTGAGCGCCAAAGATTTTATCTACCCTGTTTTTGTTCTTCCTGGAGAAACACAAAAACAAGAGGTCCCATCAATGCCGGGAGTGGTTCGCCAATCCCTTGATATATTGTTAAAGACTGCTGAAAAATGTGTGCAATTGGGAATTCCTGCCCTTGCCCTTTTTCCAGTCATAGAAAGTGAGAAAAAGAGCGAGGGTGCCGAAGAAGCCTTCAATCAAGAAGGCCTGGTTCCAACAGTAGTCAGACGCTTGAAGAAAGAGTTTCCCGACCTTGGCATCATTACCGACGTCGCCCTCGACCCCTATACCATCCACGGCCAAGACGGGCTGATCAATGACCAAGGTTACGTGCTCAACGACGAAACGACCGCAGTCCTTTGTAAGCAGGCGGTCTGCCATGCTAATGCTGGAGCTGACATTGTTGCTCCTTCCGATATGATGGACGGCAGGATCGGAGAAGTTCGAAAATCTCTCGATCAATCGGGCAGCAGCCTAACCCAAATCCTGTCTTATGCAGCAAAATATGCTTCGTCATTCTACGGACCGTTTCGGGATGCTGTAGGAAGTGCTGCTAACCTTGGTTCCGGGGACAAGTACACCTACCAAATGGACCCTGCAAACAGCAATGAAGCCTTGCAAGAGGTAGCTCTCGACCTAAAAGAAGGTGCTGATATGGTCATGGTAAAACCAGGTTTGATCTACCTCGATATTATCCGCAGGGTCAAAGACAACTTTGCTGTACCAACCTTCGCTTATCAAGTGAGCGGTGAGTATGCAATGTTAAAGGCAGCTGCAGAAAAAGGTTGGATTCAATATGAAGCCTGCGTTCTTGAATCTCTTTTGTCGTTCAAACGCGCTGGTGCCGACGGTATTCTTAGCTACTTTGCTATTGAAGCCGCTCAGTGGCTTAATGAGCGAGGCTAG
- a CDS encoding FtsX-like permease family protein, whose translation MSITNYIALRYLKSNRENRFFSWITILSVSGLAIGVAALIVVLSVINGFEHELRKRFLHANAHIMAYRYPAGMSNPEKWADVIYKDFPKQVKGVSPFIHYETMAKNSSILRAVLVRGIAPKEREKVQSLEGLIRPFSALDVLQKEMDDRKAGKPKPEIPGIIVGSGLKRILGVEVGDKLKLITPTENRYSETKTFKIVGEYDSGLKHYDNRLVAMSLAAAKDFFGMGDLVTGLEIGLHDADQSGTIAERMDSKYNLSFREWQTYNRPLFEAMERERLVISLIVAMVVVVAGFNILTTIFVSVSQKQKDISILKSIGANNSQILKIFISQGVAIGCLGSVIGAVLALAISKFLETYQFIELPDPYFLQSLPVDYNYLTYVGVCLAAITICIVASLYPAVIASRVTPTEGFRGTGQAL comes from the coding sequence ATGTCTATCACCAATTATATCGCTTTGCGATACTTGAAGTCTAATCGAGAGAATCGTTTTTTCTCATGGATCACAATACTTTCCGTATCCGGCCTTGCCATCGGTGTTGCTGCGCTAATTGTCGTTTTGTCTGTGATCAATGGTTTTGAGCATGAGCTGAGAAAGCGCTTTTTACACGCCAATGCTCATATCATGGCCTATCGATACCCAGCAGGAATGTCAAACCCAGAGAAGTGGGCCGACGTCATCTATAAAGACTTTCCCAAACAAGTAAAAGGTGTATCACCATTTATTCATTACGAGACTATGGCCAAGAATAGCTCGATTCTGAGAGCAGTCCTTGTCAGAGGGATTGCTCCCAAGGAGCGGGAAAAAGTTCAAAGTCTAGAAGGCTTGATCAGGCCATTCTCGGCTCTCGATGTCTTGCAAAAGGAAATGGATGATCGTAAAGCGGGCAAGCCTAAGCCTGAGATACCGGGCATCATTGTAGGCTCAGGGCTGAAGCGTATTCTCGGGGTCGAAGTCGGCGATAAGCTCAAGTTGATTACACCAACTGAAAATCGATATTCCGAGACTAAAACGTTTAAAATCGTGGGTGAATACGATTCCGGGCTCAAACACTATGATAACCGCTTGGTCGCCATGAGCCTTGCTGCAGCCAAAGATTTTTTTGGGATGGGTGATTTGGTCACTGGCTTAGAGATTGGCCTTCACGATGCCGATCAAAGTGGAACGATTGCCGAACGCATGGATTCCAAATACAACCTATCCTTTCGCGAATGGCAAACTTACAACCGACCTTTATTCGAAGCCATGGAACGGGAGCGTCTTGTCATCTCACTGATTGTTGCGATGGTTGTTGTAGTCGCTGGATTCAATATCCTCACAACGATCTTTGTATCTGTGAGTCAAAAGCAAAAAGATATTTCCATTCTGAAATCTATCGGCGCTAATAACTCGCAGATTCTAAAAATATTTATCTCGCAAGGTGTTGCCATAGGCTGCTTGGGAAGTGTGATTGGAGCTGTGCTTGCCCTAGCCATATCGAAGTTTCTTGAAACTTATCAATTCATCGAACTACCTGATCCATACTTTTTGCAAAGTCTTCCGGTAGACTACAATTATTTGACATATGTGGGGGTGTGTTTAGCCGCCATCACCATTTGCATTGTCGCGTCTTTATACCCTGCCGTGATCGCATCACGTGTAACACCAACGGAGGGCTTTCGCGGCACAGGTCAGGCTCTTTAG
- the dnaJ gene encoding molecular chaperone DnaJ: MEKRDYYEVLGVSRGSSGQDIKKAYRKQALKYHPDRNPDNREAEEKFKEASEAYEVLSDDEKRKVYDAYGHAGLSGQGFEGFSDVGDIFSSFGSIFEDFFGFSGAGGGGRTRARKGADMRYDLVLEFEEAAFGVEKNIEYNREVVCGSCNGSKAEPGGKKTCPTCGGAGQVRRTQGFFSVAAACPTCHGEGEIISNPCKACKGRGKTVESKKVSVKIPPGVDQGVRLRVAGEGQGGSRGGPNGDLFVFLQVKDSEYFERDGSDLIFNADVSMTQAALGCKIKVPTLGGDPVEIEVPAGVQHGHRLTVAGEGIPRLRGVGRGDLYVDLGIRIPTKLNKEQKELLARLAEISGEAAGGKEGGFFNKLFGD, translated from the coding sequence ATGGAAAAGAGGGACTACTACGAAGTGCTGGGGGTATCCCGTGGATCTTCGGGCCAAGACATTAAAAAAGCTTATCGCAAACAAGCTCTAAAATATCACCCAGATCGCAATCCTGATAATCGCGAGGCTGAAGAGAAGTTTAAAGAGGCTTCAGAAGCGTATGAAGTTTTATCGGATGACGAAAAACGAAAAGTTTATGACGCTTATGGACATGCTGGTTTATCAGGCCAAGGTTTCGAAGGCTTTTCTGATGTTGGTGACATCTTCTCCAGCTTTGGTTCTATATTCGAAGACTTCTTCGGCTTTTCGGGAGCTGGTGGAGGAGGCCGCACTCGTGCTCGCAAGGGTGCAGACATGCGATACGATTTAGTTCTTGAGTTTGAAGAAGCTGCATTTGGAGTCGAAAAGAATATTGAATACAACCGCGAAGTAGTTTGCGGCAGTTGTAATGGTAGCAAAGCTGAGCCAGGTGGTAAGAAAACCTGCCCCACTTGTGGAGGAGCTGGTCAGGTTCGAAGAACCCAAGGTTTCTTTTCTGTAGCTGCTGCCTGCCCCACATGTCATGGTGAAGGTGAGATTATCTCAAATCCCTGTAAGGCGTGTAAAGGTCGCGGCAAAACTGTGGAGTCTAAAAAGGTTTCCGTAAAGATACCCCCAGGAGTCGACCAAGGGGTGCGGTTGCGAGTTGCCGGTGAAGGACAAGGCGGCAGTCGTGGAGGACCAAACGGCGATCTATTTGTGTTCCTTCAAGTTAAAGACAGCGAGTACTTCGAGAGAGATGGCTCCGACCTTATCTTTAATGCAGATGTAAGTATGACCCAAGCAGCCCTCGGCTGTAAAATCAAAGTACCTACCTTAGGCGGTGACCCAGTTGAGATTGAAGTGCCTGCTGGAGTGCAGCATGGGCACAGACTCACTGTTGCTGGTGAAGGCATTCCTCGTTTAAGGGGAGTCGGTCGTGGAGATCTTTACGTCGATCTTGGTATCCGCATTCCAACGAAATTAAATAAAGAGCAAAAAGAACTTCTCGCTCGACTTGCAGAAATAAGTGGTGAAGCTGCAGGGGGAAAAGAAGGCGGCTTTTTTAATAAGCTGTTTGGTGACTAG
- the panB gene encoding 3-methyl-2-oxobutanoate hydroxymethyltransferase — protein MSKHSQIKKKSAASLRKMKDQSEKITMITCYDGAFASLMNQTDIDAVLVGDSMGNVVLGFDDTIPVTMDMMVHHTAAVSRILQGPLLIADMPFMSYNISVEQALENASRLVQEGGAQAVKLEGGEEILPQVKAITNAGIPVVGHLGLTPQKIHALGGYRVQGRGDEGVRLSEDAKLLEEAGCFALVLELVPDELAKSVTASLQIPTIGIGAGAGTSGQVLVLHDLLGFNDDFKPKFLKTYANLGQIIRNALQEYVSDVKGGSFPAEEHTFKK, from the coding sequence TTGAGTAAGCATAGCCAGATTAAAAAGAAATCCGCGGCTTCGCTACGGAAGATGAAAGATCAATCTGAAAAGATCACGATGATAACCTGTTACGATGGGGCGTTTGCGTCGCTCATGAATCAAACCGATATCGATGCTGTGTTGGTGGGCGACAGCATGGGGAATGTGGTTCTGGGGTTTGATGACACAATCCCAGTGACAATGGATATGATGGTTCATCACACAGCTGCTGTATCCCGGATTTTGCAAGGACCGCTTTTGATCGCGGACATGCCGTTCATGTCGTACAATATCTCTGTGGAACAAGCTTTGGAAAACGCTTCGCGACTTGTTCAAGAAGGTGGAGCGCAAGCTGTAAAGCTTGAAGGTGGTGAGGAAATTTTACCTCAAGTTAAAGCCATCACCAATGCTGGAATTCCAGTTGTGGGGCACCTAGGGCTTACCCCTCAAAAGATCCACGCCTTAGGGGGGTATCGTGTTCAAGGGCGTGGTGACGAAGGGGTGCGATTGAGCGAAGACGCTAAGTTGCTTGAAGAAGCGGGCTGCTTCGCTTTGGTTTTAGAGCTTGTTCCCGATGAACTGGCTAAAAGTGTGACAGCGTCACTTCAAATTCCCACGATTGGGATTGGAGCTGGTGCGGGAACCAGTGGGCAGGTACTTGTACTGCACGACTTATTGGGTTTTAATGATGACTTTAAACCGAAGTTTTTGAAGACCTATGCGAACTTGGGGCAAATAATTCGAAATGCTCTGCAAGAATACGTCAGCGACGTAAAGGGTGGTTCATTTCCAGCGGAAGAACATACGTTTAAAAAGTAA